The DNA region GCAAGTTCCAAGGGAAGTCATCGCATGTGCGACGCCGTTAATCCTGAGTGGAGAAATATACGAAAAGGTCTATTTCAGTGGTCAACTCGTGGACCGCATCAACGTCCTGAGAGTGCCTGACCCGCAGAACACCTTCGAGTTGGCTAAGGGGATTGAAGATCTACTCGGGAGTTCGGAACTGAGGCAATGCCTGAGCCATCACAGTCGGGCGCTCTCTCGCGTTTTGGAGGCGCGAGCGCCGGCCAGAGATCCGATCGTTGAAATCGCGGAAGGACTGGTCGGAAATGAACGTCGCACAGCGGCCATCGCATAGGTCACAAACAGCGATTGAATCCTCTGAGGCCGTCGATCGAAGATCGACGGCAAAGATGCTGCTTCGCTCTATCGTGGCGCTTCAGAGCGGTCGTACCATATTCGTGTTTCTGCTCCTGAGCGTGGGGCTGTCATTCCTGGCAAGCATCCTGCAGGCACTTTCACCCATTCTCTTTTCGAAGGCCATCGATGCGCTCTTGAGCAAGGATCTCCCGGGGCACCAGGCGCTGAGCTTCGTCGTCTTTGCGCTGCTGGCTCTGGCGCTCTCCAAGTTTCTCGTCGAGCAACGCTGGCTGGTCTACCAACCGGCGGAAAACCGGATCCTCAATTCTGTCCGCGAGGTCTATCTCCGACATATATTAGATCTTCCGGTCGGCTTTCACGTCAACCGATCCATGGGGCGTCTGGATTCCATTGTCGGGCAGGGGCTCGGGGGGATTCAAACGCTCAGCGGGATGCTTTTCACGCAGTTGTCTCCGTTGTTGTTCGAGGTCTTGATAACCTCGATAGCCTTTTTCACGTTCGTTGATGCCGATGTTTCCCTGATCATGCTCGCCACGATCGCGCTCTATGCAGTGGCGCTCGTTTTCGGTGCCGAACTCGCAAGCCGGCGACTCAAGATAGCTTTGAACGCCTCAATCGACGCGCAAGGTACGGCCGGTGATGCCATATTGAATGCCGAAGGAGTCAAGACGCTCGTCATTGAAGAGGCGGTGGTCAAGTCTTACCGCGACCGGCTTGGTGAAGTTCACGCACGCTTTCGGACGTTCTATTTCAGCCGTGGTTTTCTCGGCATTGCATTGTCGGCCGTACTGCTGCTGGGTTTTGCATCCGCCGTTTGGATCTCAGCGATGCGCGTTGTTTCCAACGAGCTGTCTGTGGGGGCGCTCGTGCTAACGAACACCTACATCCTGCAGCTCTTTCGGACTCTAGAGGGATTTAGCTTCTCCTATCGCGACACGCGGCAATCCTTCGAAGCGGTGAAGCGTTTCCTGGACGTGTTCGCGGAAGAAAAGGATCCGGATCAAGGCTCCCTGCAAGCGGTGAGTGGAATTTCGCGGCTCGATATAGAGGGTGCGGGCTATAGGTATCCGGACGGCAGGCATGCACTTCGGAGCGCGAACCTGCACGTCGAAAAGGGAAAAATCACGGCTTTGCTCGGACGATCGGGGAGCGGAAAGTCGACGCTTGTACGCCTAATTCTGAAGACCTTGCCTTTGAATGAAGGTCGAATTCTATTGGATGGCGTAGACATTGGTCGACTTAATGGCCTTGAGCTTCGGCGAAAGATCGCGGTTGTCCCTCAGGACGCCGTCATGTTTCGCGAGAGCCTTGGTTTCAACATCAGTTTAACCAAGGAGCCAGATCTCGCGAAATTGTGGGCGGCCGTAAGAGCGGCCGAAATCGAAGAGCTGGTTAGAGGTCTGGCGGACGGCTTCGACACCGAAATCGGTGAGCGGGGGCTGAAGCTTTCCGGTGGCGAGCGCCAGCGATTGGCTATAGCCAGGGCGATCTATCGCGATGCAGACATACTCATCTTTGACGAAGCAACATCAGCGCTGGACGAAAAGACCAAGGGTGAGATTCTGCGGTTGATCAGAGAGCTTTCTTCGCAGCGGGGGGTGCTCTTCATCACGCATGATCAGCAGGTGGCATCGATAGCCGACGAGGTCGTAACTCTTGAGAACGAAGGTCATTCGGGCGACGGCAATTCAAGAGGCTGATACCGACGGCTCTTGAAAAGAAGTCGGCGCAGCGTGGAACTCGTATCGCGGCGCGCCGGCGACCGGCCATTGCATCACCGTCAATATAGACGGCTTCGGCGCGGGCATTATGAATTTGCGTTCTTGGCGCATTGTCGGCTCCGGCGGTTGCGGGTTTGTCTTTAGCACAATGGCTTGATCTAAGTGTACCTGAAACCGCCGCGCTTTGATTGTTCAAGTATCGCGATACATGCAATAATTTCAGTAACTTACCGTTTGTGGACAGACACTGGCTAAGGTCGCCGCGAATAATCGGGCTTTACGGTCTTTAGACCAGTGCCTCCGGCGGACGTCGTCTTGGGACGGGGAATGCAACCAGTCGTGTATCCGCCGACCTTCCATCACCGTTTCCCATCGCGGCCGCGCGGACCTCGGCTACGGGGAACGGACAGATTTGACCCGTCATCTCGCTACCCCGCCGCTATTCGCTTCGGTGGCCGCAACGCCGGCCGGGCTCAAGGCGCCGCAACGCCAGACCCTGTAGACCGGTTGGGTGTCCCAGTCATAGTAGAAGGCCGCTTTCAGCCTTCCCTTCTCCATCAACTCCGCGAAGCTGCGGCGCACGGCACGGACCACCACTTCCCGCTCGCGATCATCGACCGGGCAGGAAAGCGCGGTGTTGGCAATGCCCCATTCGCTCACCCAGCACGGCTTGCCTTCCCCTTCAGGCCGGCAAAAGTCGAGAAGCGTCGTCACATAGCGTGCAAGCGCCGCGTCATCTTTGCGTCCCGGGTAGACATGAATGCCGTAGCCATCGACCAGCGCATCGATCCCCCGCTTCCGCAGGAGTGAAATGAACTCGCCGGGTTCGAGCCGTTCCATGCCGCGGCGGTCGGCCTCGCCAGTGCCGACGTCGGAAAGTCCGGCCGAAATCAGAAGCGCGTCGCGGCTATAGGCCGTCGCCCGCAATTCTTCCCGGGTGATGCGGAGTGCGCCGACATATGCGTCGAGCCCGCGTTCGAGGGCCGAGCGATTTGCAACTTCCGAAACGCTCCGCGGCGTCTGCCGCCCAGGCTTTTCATAGACGACGAGGTCGCCGTTGTAAGCGCTGTAGTTTATTTCATTTCCGGGCTCGACGGCGTCGATGCGGATACCCATTTCGTCAATGCGGCGAAGCGCCGAGCGCAACTGCGCTCGGTAGAGATCGAGATCGAGATCCGAAAGCCGCTGAACATCCCAGATGCGGCCGAAACCGGTGCGAGAACGCGCCTCCGCGGGATAATAATCCTTGTTGCCGAGTTGGATCTCGAGGAGGATTTTCAACCCCCGCCGGTCCGCCATTTCGAGCGCTTCGATGCTCTTGTCCACCGGTCTCGACAGCGAAAGCCGGACATGGGTGATACCGCTTGCCGCGATCTCATTCAGGACGCGCTCCTGATCGCCGCGGGAAAGCCAGGCTAGGTTTACGCGGTTGATTCCGATACGATCGGAGAGCACTTCGGCAGCGCCCGCCGGCAGCGCCGAGGCGAAGGCCCAGAGCACTGCCAGCGCGCAAGCAAGGCGCGCGCGCGTTTGCGCCACCACCCTCATCCGCTCAAAGTCCGATCTGCACCAGAGCATTGCGGAAATTCGCCTCGCAAGCGGAATAACGGTCGATCACGGCCTGCGTGTCGATCTTGCCGAGGAAGTTGGCGAGATAGGCGCGCTTGTCCGCCTCCCTGTTCCAGGTGGCTGCCTCGATATAGGGGAAGCCGATGAATTCCAGCATCTCCCGCATGCGGTCATCGACCGCGATCATGAGGGCGGGCGTGCCGGCCTGCATGCCGATGATGCAGCCGTGGAAGCGGCGGCCGAAGCAGAGATCGCGCGCGGACATCGCGCCGCGCCACTGGCTCGTATCGAAATAGACCAGCAGCTCGTTTTTCCGCTGCCATTTCTCCGAATGCTTGTACTCCGTCCCTCCCGTGATGCGCCCGCTGGCGCGATCATAGACGATGTCATTATCGTCACCTGTCAGGGAGAGGCTGTAGGCAACCACTTCGTCCTGGACGACATAGCTTGCCACGCTGTCGGGCTTGAGCAGCGCATGAGCATCGACGATCGTATCGGCAACGCTACCGAGATAGCCGCCGAAGACGATCCTCTGGGCCTCCGCCAGTCCCGGATTGGCAAGTGCCGAAAGCGAACGCTTCATGTCGTTCGGCGAGAAGTAGAGCGACGGGCAACCCGTCGGCTTGACGAACTTCATCCCCTGCTCCCTGAGGAATTCGGCGGTGAAGTAGCCACGCGTGAGGAAGAAACTTTCCTTGTTCCTCAGCACCTCCAGGAACTTGATCGTTCCGGCCGGCAGCTGATCCTTGAGGCCTTCCTTGCGCTGGATGCCGATGCCCATCACCACAACCGGCATCTTCAGCTTCGCGAAGATTTCCGCTTCGAGATCGGCGGAATAGCCAGGACGCAGCAGATTAGCGGAGGCGAAGACGCACAAGTCGAATTCGCGGTTCACGCGCTCGTAAAGCTCGTTCGAGTCCCGATTGTTGGCGAGATGCCAGAACGGCAGATAGGTGACGTCATGACCGCGCGCAGCTCTCAGCCGCTCCTTCGCCGATCAGATAGTTGCCGGTGTTGGCGATCTTCCTGACCTGCGAGATCAGATCCTTCTTGGTCCTGGTTTCGTCGAAATAGGGCCGATGGATGACGGTCGTGCCTGAGACGTCCGCAATCGTCCGCTGCAAGTAGGATGGAATGCCCGTAAGCAAAATACGCATAACTGTCCTCTGAACCGAAAAGTGATGGCCTTCAGGCCGCTATAGACCGATGCCGATTTCACGAAGCGTGGTGCGGAAGGCGCGCTCGCGGTCGGAATAGCGGTCCACAAGTTCGCTCGTGTTGAGCTTTGCCAGATGATCGGCCACGAACTCGGCCCGGTTCTCTGCCTTGTCGACCTCGGTGATGTCGACGGCCGGCAGGCCGGTGAAGCCCAGCATCTCGCGCATGCGGTCGTCGACCGCCACCATGAGGCTCGGCACGGCCGCCTGCATGGCGATGATCGAGCCGTGGAAACGACGGCCAAAATTGAAGTCCATCAACGAAGCCCAGGCGCGCCACTGGTTCGTGTCGAAGAAGGTGCGAAACTCGAACCGCTGCTTCTCCCGCTCAGTGCCGGGATAGGCCAGATCGCCGATCATCAGGCCCGATGCGGAATCATAGACGCGTTCCTCGTCATTAGGCTCCACCTTCATATCGAAGTGGAGGAACTCGTCCTGCACCACGTATTGCGGCACGGTGTCCGGCGGGGCCAGCGCATTCGCATCGAGGATCGCATCCTGATCGCCGCCGAGATAGCCTGAAAAGATTGTCCGCGCCTTGCCGATGTTTACGCTCGGCAGCTTCCTCATGGACCGGCGCATGTTGGCCGGCATGAAATAGACGGAAGGGCAACCGGTCGGGCGCACGAAGGAGAAGCCCTGGTCCTTCAAGAAGCCGGCGGACTCGTAGCCGCGTGTCAGGAAGTAGTGCTCACGCTCCTTCAGGACGGCCAGAAGCCGCTTCGTTCCCTCCGGAAGATTGTTCTCAAGGTCCTTGCGGTTCTGCAGGCCGATGCCCAGCATGACGATCGGCATGTTGAGTCGGCTTAGGACATCCGCCTCTGCGTCCGCGGAAAGTCCCTTGCGCAATAGGTTTGCGCAGGTGAAGACGCAGATGTCGAAGTTGGCGTTAAACTCGTCGAATCCATTGCCGTTCTTGCTCAAATTGTAGAGATGCCAGAAGGGAACTTGCTTCGCATGTGGCGCAAGCGCATGCAGGGCGCCCTCACCGATGAGGTAGTTCCCGGTATTGCTGATGTTGCGCAGCTCCTGCAGAAACTCCTCCTTCGTTTCCGGCTGCTTCTGCCGCTCCGCATAGGAGACGGACAGGCCGTAGGCGCCGTTGGCAAGGCGCGTGTAGTGACCGGGAATACCCGTCACGAGAATTCGCGGACGCATTCGACTAGACCTTTCTGTTTCAAAGAAGCGGCGCGGCAATCAGCCAATTGCCGCGACCACGGGATTTGGCGCCGCCTGCTCGCGAAAGACCGCAGCGCGGGACAGTGACGAATTCTTCACGGACCGATCGCTCCAAGAGATAAACTCCGAGAAAGAGGAGGCCCATGACCGGCGTGCGGCGGTCCTGATGCAGCCCTCCATGAGCGGAGCGAGCCTCTCGCGATTGCGCGCGACCTCTTCGATGATCCGCACCATCTCCCTCACCACCTGAGGATCGGAAGGCGCGTTGATGAGTATGCCGTCCTCGCCGTCGGAAATGAGCTCGTCCACCGCGCCGACCGCGGTCGCGATGGGCACGCAGCCGAGTTGCTGCGCCTCGGCGATCATCAGCGGCGCGCCCTCCCATCGTGAGGGCATGACGAGAACGTCGGCCCAGCCCAGTGCCTTGATCAGATCCTTGCTCGCAAAGACGGGCGAGCGCACGTCGACGCCCAGGTCCTTCAGCCGTTCGCTCCAGGAGACCCTGGAATCGGCGAGGATTTCCCCTCCGATGGCCCGGGCTTCGAAATTGACGTTGGAGGCCCGCAGTTCCGCGAGCGCTGCCGCCAGCCGGTCAATGCCCTTCTGCTGATCGAACCGGCCCATGTAAAGAAGCCGCAAGCGGTCATCCCTGCGCTCGATCCGCCTGACGGCCAGAACCTCCGCCAGGGCCTTGGGCGGTACCGAGAAGCTCGCTCCGTTCGCGACGGCGAAGACTTTCTCGTGGGGGACGCCGTAGCTGTGCAGATAGATCTTGAGCTGTTCGGAGCAGGTTAGGAAGGCGTCGTAGCAGTGCTCATGGGCAATCGCTGCGAAAGGCTGACCGGCAGGCCTCTTGAAGGCCGTGTTGTCCACGACGTGAAGATAGCAGGCCGTGCGCGTGCCTTCGGAGCGCAATCGCGCGATGAGGGGATGGACGGCCATCACGTGGTTGTTGATGACCAGGTCGAAGCCGGAAAGCTGTCCCTTCAGCGCCTCCCAGTCGACCGAATGC from Rhizobium sullae includes:
- a CDS encoding polysaccharide pyruvyl transferase family protein, which codes for MRPRILVTGIPGHYTRLANGAYGLSVSYAERQKQPETKEEFLQELRNISNTGNYLIGEGALHALAPHAKQVPFWHLYNLSKNGNGFDEFNANFDICVFTCANLLRKGLSADAEADVLSRLNMPIVMLGIGLQNRKDLENNLPEGTKRLLAVLKEREHYFLTRGYESAGFLKDQGFSFVRPTGCPSVYFMPANMRRSMRKLPSVNIGKARTIFSGYLGGDQDAILDANALAPPDTVPQYVVQDEFLHFDMKVEPNDEERVYDSASGLMIGDLAYPGTEREKQRFEFRTFFDTNQWRAWASLMDFNFGRRFHGSIIAMQAAVPSLMVAVDDRMREMLGFTGLPAVDITEVDKAENRAEFVADHLAKLNTSELVDRYSDRERAFRTTLREIGIGL
- a CDS encoding glycoside hydrolase, translating into MRVVAQTRARLACALAVLWAFASALPAGAAEVLSDRIGINRVNLAWLSRGDQERVLNEIAASGITHVRLSLSRPVDKSIEALEMADRRGLKILLEIQLGNKDYYPAEARSRTGFGRIWDVQRLSDLDLDLYRAQLRSALRRIDEMGIRIDAVEPGNEINYSAYNGDLVVYEKPGRQTPRSVSEVANRSALERGLDAYVGALRITREELRATAYSRDALLISAGLSDVGTGEADRRGMERLEPGEFISLLRKRGIDALVDGYGIHVYPGRKDDAALARYVTTLLDFCRPEGEGKPCWVSEWGIANTALSCPVDDREREVVVRAVRRSFAELMEKGRLKAAFYYDWDTQPVYRVWRCGALSPAGVAATEANSGGVAR
- a CDS encoding ABC transporter ATP-binding protein: MLLRSIVALQSGRTIFVFLLLSVGLSFLASILQALSPILFSKAIDALLSKDLPGHQALSFVVFALLALALSKFLVEQRWLVYQPAENRILNSVREVYLRHILDLPVGFHVNRSMGRLDSIVGQGLGGIQTLSGMLFTQLSPLLFEVLITSIAFFTFVDADVSLIMLATIALYAVALVFGAELASRRLKIALNASIDAQGTAGDAILNAEGVKTLVIEEAVVKSYRDRLGEVHARFRTFYFSRGFLGIALSAVLLLGFASAVWISAMRVVSNELSVGALVLTNTYILQLFRTLEGFSFSYRDTRQSFEAVKRFLDVFAEEKDPDQGSLQAVSGISRLDIEGAGYRYPDGRHALRSANLHVEKGKITALLGRSGSGKSTLVRLILKTLPLNEGRILLDGVDIGRLNGLELRRKIAVVPQDAVMFRESLGFNISLTKEPDLAKLWAAVRAAEIEELVRGLADGFDTEIGERGLKLSGGERQRLAIARAIYRDADILIFDEATSALDEKTKGEILRLIRELSSQRGVLFITHDQQVASIADEVVTLENEGHSGDGNSRG